Within the Devosia lucknowensis genome, the region TCGCGCGTGATCGCCGCTTCGGAACCATCATGCTCACGACCCTTTTTACCTCGGTTTTTCCGCTCTTCGCCTATCTGGCCTATAACGTGCTGGTGCCGCTGATCGAGCGGAAGCGCCCGTCGCTGTCGGTGATCATGAACATGCAGCGCCGGCGCTGGGTGTCCAACGCGACGCGCCGAGAAACGCCGTTCGATGCCATTCTTTCGGGCAACATCATGGGGTCGGTGAGCTTCATGGCATCGACCTCGGTGCTGCTGGTCCTGGCCGTCTTCGCGGTCTTCGGACAATTGCCCACGCTGATGGAGGCGCTGGATTCTCTCTCGCTTGAGCGCACTTACACGGTGCTCGATGTGCAAATCCATCTCGGTATCATGCTGGCCATGTTCGTCATGGCCTTTTTCGCCTTCACCCTCTCGCTGCGCCAGTTCAACCACTTCTGTATCATGCTGGGCGCGCTCG harbors:
- a CDS encoding DUF599 domain-containing protein, whose product is MLTTLFTSVFPLFAYLAYNVLVPLIERKRPSLSVIMNMQRRRWVSNATRRETPFDAILSGNIMGSVSFMASTSVLLVLAVFAVFGQLPTLMEALDSLSLERTYTVLDVQIHLGIMLAMFVMAFFAFTLSLRQFNHFCIMLGALDHDRVTTEEEVDAIAQMNGLGARNFNSGIRAYYFSVATVAWFVSEWLAVATCLATVLVLAHREFFSSAHRTAASAAVIAARHRKKPGV